One window of the Sander lucioperca isolate FBNREF2018 chromosome 5, SLUC_FBN_1.2, whole genome shotgun sequence genome contains the following:
- the LOC118495109 gene encoding succinate receptor 1-like, whose translation MATLNTQATSNYSMVPPCTKITEVLERYYLSPSYGIEFCIGFPGNFVVVLGYIFGLQQWQSCNIYLFSLAVSDLIFLCTLPRLSYNYAYKQPETSPHVCIINRYVLNVNLYSSILFMVLLSMDRFLLIRYPTRNHYLLRPRSALIITGLSWLAVNVEIAPLISLMIDDLRDGNWSRCRDFASLEGNINMLGYSLGLTLTGYLLPVLGLCGFSYQISHLLRVQERAVQNRTTSYKRPLRVVLMAAVIFLVLYTPYHVLRNVRIASNKAWAGICTKMYIQGLYTLTRPLAFSHSVINPVFYFLMGDKFRELLFAKLRKLGRMKERQRGPD comes from the exons ATGGCCACACTCAATACTCAGGCTACCAGCAACTACAGCATG GTGCCACCTTGTACAAAGATCACTGAAGTGCTCGAGAGGTACTACCTGTCACCGTCTTATGGCATCGAGTTCTGCATTGGTTTTCCTGGCAACTTTGTGGTTgtacttggttacatttttGGTTTGCAGCAGTGGCAGAGCTGCAATATTTACCTCTTCAGCCTGGCAGTCTCCGACCTAATTTTCCTCTGCACGCTGCCACGTCTCTCGTACAACTATGCGTACAAACAACCAGAGACCAGTCCCCATGTTTGCATTATAAACCGCTATGTACTAAATGTAAATCTTTACTCTTCCATCCTGTTTATGGTTTTGCTAAGCATGGACCGCTTCCTGCTCATAAGATATCCAACACGGAACCACTACCTGCTGAGACCACGATCAGCCTTGATCATAACAGGGCTGAGCTGGCTAGCTGTCAATGTGGAAATTGCTCCATTGATATCACTGATGATAGATGACCTCCGAGATGGAAACTGGAGTCGCTGCAGGGATTTTGCCAGCCTGGAAGGAAACATCAATATGTTGGGCTACAGCCTGGGACTAACCCTGACTGGTTACCTTCTCCCTGTGCTTGGACTTTGTGGTTTCTCCTACCAAATTTCACATCTGCTCCGTGTCCAGGAAAGGGCTGTCCAGAACAGGACAACATCATACAAGCGGCCTTTAAGGGTTGTTTTAATGGCTGCAGTCATTTTTCTGGTTCTCTACACTCCATACCATGTGCTGAGAAATGTCAGAATAGCATCTAATAAGGCCTGGGCAGGGATTTGTACAAAAATGTACATACAGGGCCTGTACACCTTGACCAGACCGTTGGCCTTCTCGCACAGTGTCATCAACCCTGTCTTCTACTTCCTGATGGGTGACAAGTTCAGAGAGCTCCTATTCGCCAAGCTCAGAAAGCTGGGCAGAATGAAAGAGCGGCAAAGAGGGCCAGACTGA